The nucleotide sequence CTTGGGGTAAGAAGGTGAGGGAGTCTGTTTCTACATATTCTGAAACTGAGGGTAGAAACAGGGTGATAAATTCCCAGGTAGGGATGAGTTCTTTGAAGAGGCGGTCGTGGTCTATCATTGGAAGGTAAGTTCTAGGCGCACACAGATTCCCATTATATTAAGATTATAACCGATAAAGCGCAGTTTTGTCAATACCTTACTAAGAGCGATCGCAGCTCATCGCATTTGAACAATAAAAAAATTCTTAACCACATTTTGGTAAGGGCGATAGCTAGCTTATAGTATACTAGCAATAAGATATTTAAAACTACAAAAAATTTATGAGCTTCCCCGCCCAATTTGAACTCTCTACGCTCAACGGCACCAACGGCTTCACCCTCAATGGGGTTGCAGAAATTGACAGATCAGGCTTCTCAGTAAGTAATGCAGGGGATATCAACGGCGATGGTATCGATGACCTGATTATCGGCGCATACGGTGCGGACATCAATGGAAGCAAGTCAGGGTCGAGTTACGTGGTCTTTGGTAAGAGTACTCCCTTTAGTTCTACCTTAGACCTCTCTACCCTCAACGGGAGCAACGGTTTTACCCTCAATGGGGTTGCAGCAGATGACTATTCAGGCATATCAGTAAGTAGTGCAGGGGATATCAATGGCGATGGTATCGATGACCTTATTATCGGCGCATACCGTGCTGACCCCAATGGAAGTGGTTCAGGGTCGAGTTACGTGGTCTTTGGTAAGAGTACTCCCTTTAGTTCTACCTTAGACCTCTCTACCCTCAACGGGAGCAACGGTTTTACTCTCAATGGGGTTGCAGCAGATGACTTTTCAGGCTTCTCAGTAAGTAGTGCAGGGGATATCAACGGCGATGGTATCGATGACCTTATTATCGGCGCAAACCGTGCCTCCCCCAATGGAAATTATTCAGGGTCGAGTTACGTGGTCTTTGGTAAGAGTACTCCCTTTAGTTCTACCTTAAACCTCTCTACCCTCAACGGGAGCAACGGCTTTACCCTCAATGGGGTTGCAGGATATGACTATTCAGGCAGATCAGTAAGTAGTGCGGGGGATATCAATGGCGATGGTATCGATGACCTGATTATTGGCGCAGACCGTGCCGACCCCAATGGAAGTAGGTCAGGGTCGAGTTACGTGGTCTTTGGTAAGAATACTCCCTTTAATCCTACCTTAAACCTCTCTACTCTCGACGGGAGCAACGGCTTTACCCTCAATGGGGTTGCAGCAGGTGACTATTCAGGCTTCTCAGTAAGTAGTGCAGGGGATATCAATGGCGATGGTATCGATGACCTGATTATTGGCGCAGACCGTGCCAACCCCAATGGAGGTGATTCAGGATCGAGTTACGTGGTCTTTGGTAAGAGTACTCCCTTTAGTTCTACTTTAGACCTCTCTACCCTCGACGGGAGCAACGGTTTTACTCTCAATGGGGTTGCAGATAATGACTATTCAGGCAGATCAGTAAGTAGTGCAGGGGATATCAATGGCGATGGTATCGATGATATTATTATCGGCGCAAACCGTGCCAACTCCAATGGAAGTGATTCAGGGTCGAGTTACGTGGTCTTTGGTAAGAATACTCCCTTTAATTCTACCTTAAACCTCTCTACTCTTAACGGTACTAACGGCTTTACCCTCAATGGGGTTGCAGCAGATGACAGATCAGGCAGATCAGTAAGTAGTGCGGGGGATATCAATGGCGATGGTCTCGATGATATTATTATCGGCGCATTCGGTGCCTCCCCCAATGGAACTGCTTCAGGGTCGAGTTACGTG is from Gloeocapsa sp. PCC 73106 and encodes:
- a CDS encoding integrin alpha; the protein is MSFPAQFELSTLNGTNGFTLNGVAEIDRSGFSVSNAGDINGDGIDDLIIGAYGADINGSKSGSSYVVFGKSTPFSSTLDLSTLNGSNGFTLNGVAADDYSGISVSSAGDINGDGIDDLIIGAYRADPNGSGSGSSYVVFGKSTPFSSTLDLSTLNGSNGFTLNGVAADDFSGFSVSSAGDINGDGIDDLIIGANRASPNGNYSGSSYVVFGKSTPFSSTLNLSTLNGSNGFTLNGVAGYDYSGRSVSSAGDINGDGIDDLIIGADRADPNGSRSGSSYVVFGKNTPFNPTLNLSTLDGSNGFTLNGVAAGDYSGFSVSSAGDINGDGIDDLIIGADRANPNGGDSGSSYVVFGKSTPFSSTLDLSTLDGSNGFTLNGVADNDYSGRSVSSAGDINGDGIDDIIIGANRANSNGSDSGSSYVVFGKNTPFNSTLNLSTLNGTNGFTLNGVAADDRSGRSVSSAGDINGDGLDDIIIGAFGASPNGTASGSSYVVFGALPPSISVTVSPTSVSEDGSTNLVYTFTRTGNTSSALNDVNFNVGGDAIFNNDYTQTGANPFNANTGRVNFNAGSATAIITLDPTVDTIQEFNETAILTLASGNGYTVGTPASATGRILNDDSGGGSTNPAITVTVSPTSVAENGSTNLVYTFTRTGSTGNPLNNVNVRVGGEATFNTDYTVTGG